From the Pseudomonas putida genome, one window contains:
- the dgcB gene encoding dimethylglycine demethylation protein DgcB produces MLNTLLPILLFAALGLAVLGALRRVRMWRRGRPSKVDLIGGLLAMPRRYLVDLHHVVERDKYMSKTHVATAGGFVLSAALAILVHGFGLQSKILGYALLVATVIMFTGAIFVFKRRLNPPSRLSKGPWMRLPKSLLVFAASFFIATLPVAGILPANTGGWVMVGILGLGVLWGVSELFFGMTWGGPMKHAFAGALHLAWHRRAERFGGGRSTGLKPLDLEDRSAPLGVEKPVDFTWNQLLGFDACVQCGKCEAMCPAFAAGQPLNPKKLIQDMVIGLAGGSDANFAGSPYPGKPIGEHSGNPHQPIVNGLVDAETLWSCTTCRACVEECPMMIEHVDAIVDMRRHLTLEKGATPNKGAEVLENLIATDNPGGFAPGGRMNWAADLNLQLLSEVKATEVLFWVGDGAFDMRNQRTLRSFVKVLKASGVDFAVLGLEERDSGDVARRLGDEATFQQLAKRNIQTLAKYKFQRIVTCDPHSFHVLKNEYGALGGDYQVQHHSTYIAELIAAKKLNLGQHKGGSVTYHDPCYLGRYNGEYEAPREVLKALGIEVREMERSGFRSRCCGGGGGAPITDIPGKQRIPDMRMDDIRETKAELVAVGCPQCTAMLEGVVEPRPQIKDLAELVADVLIEEETPAAPKSPTVKRETAEVH; encoded by the coding sequence ATGTTGAACACCCTTCTACCCATCCTGCTGTTCGCTGCCCTTGGCCTGGCAGTGCTCGGCGCCCTGCGCCGGGTGCGCATGTGGCGGCGTGGCCGGCCGTCCAAGGTTGACCTGATCGGCGGCCTGCTGGCCATGCCGAGGCGCTACCTGGTCGACCTGCACCACGTGGTCGAGCGCGACAAATACATGTCCAAGACCCACGTAGCCACTGCGGGCGGCTTCGTGCTGTCGGCCGCGCTGGCTATCCTGGTGCACGGCTTTGGCCTGCAGAGCAAGATCCTCGGCTACGCGCTGCTGGTGGCTACGGTAATCATGTTCACCGGCGCCATCTTCGTCTTCAAGCGCCGCCTGAACCCGCCCTCGCGCCTGTCCAAGGGCCCGTGGATGCGCCTGCCGAAAAGCCTTCTGGTGTTCGCTGCCAGCTTCTTCATCGCCACCTTGCCAGTCGCTGGCATCCTGCCGGCCAACACTGGAGGTTGGGTCATGGTCGGCATTCTCGGCCTGGGTGTGCTGTGGGGCGTGTCGGAGCTGTTCTTCGGCATGACCTGGGGCGGCCCGATGAAACATGCCTTCGCCGGTGCCCTGCACCTGGCCTGGCACCGCCGCGCCGAGCGCTTCGGCGGCGGCCGCTCCACTGGCCTCAAGCCGCTGGACCTGGAGGACCGGAGCGCGCCGCTGGGCGTGGAAAAGCCAGTGGACTTCACCTGGAACCAGCTGCTCGGCTTCGACGCCTGCGTGCAGTGCGGCAAGTGTGAAGCCATGTGCCCGGCATTCGCCGCCGGCCAGCCACTGAACCCGAAAAAACTCATCCAGGACATGGTCATCGGCCTGGCCGGTGGCAGCGATGCCAACTTTGCCGGTAGCCCGTACCCAGGCAAGCCGATCGGCGAGCACAGCGGCAACCCGCACCAGCCGATCGTCAACGGCCTGGTCGATGCCGAGACGCTGTGGTCGTGCACCACCTGCCGAGCCTGCGTCGAGGAATGCCCGATGATGATCGAGCACGTCGATGCCATCGTCGACATGCGCCGCCACCTCACCCTGGAAAAGGGCGCGACCCCGAACAAGGGCGCCGAGGTGCTGGAAAACCTGATCGCCACCGACAACCCTGGCGGCTTCGCCCCAGGCGGGCGGATGAACTGGGCAGCCGACCTCAACCTGCAACTGCTCTCGGAGGTGAAAGCCACCGAGGTGCTGTTCTGGGTAGGTGACGGTGCCTTCGACATGCGCAACCAGCGCACCCTGCGTTCGTTCGTCAAGGTGCTCAAGGCGTCGGGCGTGGACTTTGCCGTGCTCGGCCTGGAAGAGCGCGACAGCGGTGACGTGGCGCGCCGCCTGGGCGATGAAGCGACCTTCCAGCAACTGGCCAAACGCAACATCCAGACCCTGGCCAAGTACAAGTTCCAGCGCATCGTCACCTGCGACCCGCACAGCTTCCATGTGTTGAAGAACGAATACGGCGCGCTGGGCGGCGACTACCAGGTGCAGCACCACAGCACGTATATCGCCGAACTGATCGCGGCCAAGAAGTTGAACCTCGGCCAGCACAAGGGCGGCAGCGTCACCTACCACGACCCGTGCTACCTGGGCCGCTACAACGGTGAGTACGAAGCCCCGCGTGAAGTGCTCAAGGCGCTGGGTATCGAAGTGCGCGAAATGGAGCGCTCGGGCTTCCGTTCCCGTTGCTGCGGCGGTGGCGGTGGTGCGCCGATCACCGACATCCCTGGCAAGCAGCGGATCCCGGACATGCGCATGGACGACATCCGCGAGACCAAGGCCGAGCTGGTGGCCGTGGGTTGCCCGCAGTGCACCGCAATGCTCGAGGGTGTGGTCGAACCGCGCCCACAGATCAAGGACCTCGCCGAGCTGGTGGCCGATGTGCTGATCGAAGAGGAAACGCCTGCGGCCCCAAAGTCGCCAACGGTTAAACGCGAAACTGCGGAGGTGCATTGA
- a CDS encoding electron transfer flavoprotein subunit alpha/FixB family protein has product MSDIIRRDPRAEWIARNRLHPLHAAMQTQQTRWMGPNGLIRKNPHAIAAGFIGPAGLKRIDRSGAQQGTGVGGRRTAAAEVQLPLHQVPAPAFYIAVVPDMVGGRLSSHDRDLLGLAHSLAGSDGAVLAVVFGEHKESNFSTAGVDRLLVLEGEEFEGYAPEQLVQGLRAVDNQFAPRHWLLPDSRTGGGELGRRLGASLGERPATRVWQIKDGQCIGRAGAGQQDLQRAVPRLILGAAECAEPVSETRHEALPVELSTSVVRSLSRIEDLGSVAVDPATIAMAEAEFIVSGGNGVKDWDLYHKATAALGATEGASRVAVDDGFMPRNRQVGATGTWVTARVYVAVGISGAIQHLQGIGACDKVVAINMDPGCDMIKRADLSVIGDSSAILQALIEAVDNFRSGGQRDAA; this is encoded by the coding sequence ATGAGCGACATCATCCGCCGCGATCCACGCGCCGAGTGGATCGCCCGTAACCGTCTGCATCCGCTGCATGCGGCGATGCAGACGCAACAGACCCGCTGGATGGGGCCTAACGGCCTGATCCGCAAGAACCCCCATGCCATCGCCGCAGGTTTCATCGGCCCGGCAGGCCTCAAGCGCATCGACCGCAGCGGTGCCCAGCAGGGCACCGGTGTCGGCGGGCGGCGTACGGCGGCAGCCGAAGTGCAGCTGCCGCTGCATCAGGTACCGGCGCCGGCGTTCTACATTGCCGTGGTGCCGGACATGGTGGGCGGCCGCCTGAGCAGCCACGACCGCGACCTGCTGGGCCTGGCCCACAGCCTGGCTGGCAGCGACGGCGCAGTGCTGGCGGTGGTGTTCGGTGAACACAAGGAAAGCAACTTTTCCACAGCCGGTGTCGACCGCCTGCTGGTGCTTGAAGGTGAGGAATTCGAAGGTTATGCACCGGAGCAACTGGTCCAGGGCCTGCGCGCTGTGGATAACCAGTTCGCCCCGCGCCACTGGCTGCTGCCCGACAGCCGTACCGGCGGCGGCGAGCTGGGGCGGCGCCTTGGCGCATCGCTTGGCGAGCGCCCGGCGACGCGAGTCTGGCAGATCAAGGACGGCCAGTGCATCGGCCGTGCCGGTGCTGGCCAGCAAGACCTGCAGCGCGCCGTACCACGTCTGATCCTGGGCGCGGCGGAGTGTGCCGAGCCGGTCAGCGAAACCCGACACGAAGCGCTGCCAGTGGAGTTGTCCACAAGCGTGGTGCGCAGCCTGTCGCGCATCGAGGACCTGGGCTCGGTGGCCGTCGACCCGGCGACCATCGCGATGGCCGAGGCCGAATTCATCGTCTCCGGCGGCAACGGCGTCAAGGACTGGGACCTGTACCACAAGGCCACTGCTGCCCTCGGCGCCACTGAAGGCGCGTCGCGGGTGGCGGTGGACGATGGCTTCATGCCGCGCAACCGCCAGGTGGGTGCTACCGGTACCTGGGTTACCGCACGGGTCTACGTGGCTGTGGGTATCTCGGGCGCGATCCAGCACCTGCAGGGCATTGGCGCCTGCGACAAGGTGGTGGCGATCAACATGGACCCGGGCTGCGACATGATCAAACGGGCTGACCTGTCGGTGATTGGCGACAGTTCGGCGATTCTTCAGGCACTGATCGAGGCTGTGGACAACTTCCGCAGCGGCGGCCAGCGCGACGCGGCATAA
- a CDS encoding electron transfer flavoprotein subunit beta — MSTKVISLVSIGAHPSSGRARRAEQDARAVELGLQLAGDNLQVVHAGDPREEALRAYLGMGLDHLDVLEQPVGADVLGVLGEYLRDADAQLVLTGSQAETGEGSGMLPFLLAEKLGWPLVVGLAEVESIENGTAQVLQALPRGQRRRLKVRLPLLATVDNAAPKPRQSAFGPARRGVLAARNVVIVEDELLVEAELQPARPRPKRLKVIKAKSGADRMKAATAKASGGGGKVLKDVSPQEGAEAILKLLIEEGVLR, encoded by the coding sequence ATGAGTACGAAAGTGATCAGCCTGGTTTCCATCGGTGCCCACCCCAGCTCCGGCCGCGCCCGCCGCGCCGAGCAAGATGCCCGCGCCGTGGAACTGGGTTTGCAGCTGGCGGGGGATAACTTGCAAGTGGTGCATGCCGGCGACCCACGTGAAGAAGCGCTGCGCGCTTACCTGGGCATGGGCCTGGACCATCTGGACGTCTTGGAGCAGCCGGTCGGCGCCGATGTGCTGGGTGTGCTGGGTGAGTACCTGCGTGATGCCGACGCCCAGCTGGTGCTGACCGGCAGCCAGGCTGAAACCGGTGAGGGGTCGGGCATGCTGCCGTTCCTGCTGGCCGAGAAGCTCGGCTGGCCGTTGGTGGTGGGGCTCGCTGAAGTAGAGTCGATCGAGAACGGTACTGCCCAAGTGTTGCAAGCGCTGCCACGCGGCCAGCGGCGCCGTCTGAAAGTGCGCTTGCCGTTGTTGGCAACTGTGGACAACGCTGCACCCAAGCCGCGGCAGAGCGCGTTCGGCCCGGCACGCCGGGGTGTGCTGGCGGCGCGCAATGTGGTGATCGTCGAGGATGAACTGCTGGTCGAAGCCGAGTTGCAGCCAGCACGGCCACGGCCCAAGCGGCTCAAGGTCATCAAGGCCAAGAGTGGCGCGGACCGGATGAAGGCAGCTACCGCCAAGGCCAGTGGTGGTGGCGGCAAGGTGCTGAAGGATGTTTCTCCACAGGAGGGCGCCGAGGCGATCCTCAAGCTGCTGATAGAGGAGGGTGTCCTGCGCTGA
- a CDS encoding IS110 family transposase, which translates to MARKQAKQRFQLVHPHCAGIDIGSREHWVAASKDHEPIVRSFATFTHDLNQLADWLSEMGVEVVAMEATGVYWIPLFELLDARGFNVYLVNSRSTRQISGRKSDVLDCQWIWQLMSHGLLRGAFRPSESICTLRALVRQRANKVRDQAQALNRIQKALTQMNIQLANVISDISGVTGMRILRAIIDGERDPQILAGMIDRRIKATPETVARSLHGNWRLEHLHALAQEVEAYDFLEQQIADNDEAISGVLALLPVRQEKPQPSRKVLRSPHRSAAAQTALHQAVWKVMGVDLTAIPTIGVDTALVIASEIGPDLSRFPSSQHFCSWLGLAPPTRISGGRQLSGSGPKVINRAAQALKQAASNARNDKSFIGTSHRARLSRMDTSCAIKATAHQVARLIYAMVTRGQAYAEKGIEEFEERSKGRQLRALLRKARKLGLELVEAA; encoded by the coding sequence ATGGCGCGCAAGCAGGCCAAGCAACGTTTTCAACTTGTTCATCCACATTGTGCTGGCATTGACATCGGTAGCCGCGAGCATTGGGTTGCAGCCAGTAAGGATCATGAGCCCATCGTGCGCAGCTTCGCCACGTTCACGCACGACCTCAACCAGTTGGCCGACTGGCTTTCTGAAATGGGAGTCGAGGTCGTTGCTATGGAGGCAACCGGGGTCTACTGGATTCCCTTGTTTGAACTCCTTGATGCCCGCGGCTTCAATGTTTACCTGGTTAACTCGCGGTCCACCCGGCAGATTTCCGGGCGCAAATCGGATGTGCTCGACTGTCAGTGGATTTGGCAGTTGATGAGCCATGGATTGCTCCGAGGAGCATTCCGCCCATCTGAATCGATTTGCACCTTGCGTGCGCTGGTTCGCCAACGGGCCAATAAAGTCCGCGATCAGGCGCAAGCATTGAATCGTATTCAGAAAGCGCTCACTCAGATGAACATCCAACTTGCCAATGTCATCAGTGACATCTCTGGGGTCACGGGAATGAGGATTCTGCGAGCGATCATTGACGGCGAACGCGATCCACAGATACTGGCAGGGATGATTGATCGTCGCATCAAGGCAACTCCAGAAACTGTTGCTCGCAGTCTGCACGGCAACTGGCGCTTGGAACATCTCCATGCACTAGCGCAGGAGGTGGAGGCTTACGACTTTCTGGAACAGCAAATCGCTGATAACGATGAGGCGATTAGCGGTGTTCTAGCACTACTGCCTGTGCGACAAGAGAAGCCACAGCCATCGCGCAAAGTGCTGCGCAGCCCACACCGATCTGCTGCTGCTCAGACCGCATTGCATCAAGCCGTCTGGAAAGTGATGGGCGTTGATTTAACCGCCATTCCCACGATCGGCGTGGATACCGCGTTGGTCATTGCGAGTGAGATCGGCCCAGATCTCAGCCGCTTTCCTAGTTCACAGCACTTCTGTTCCTGGCTGGGTTTGGCACCGCCCACTCGCATCTCCGGCGGCCGACAGCTATCGGGATCAGGCCCTAAAGTAATCAATCGTGCTGCGCAGGCACTGAAGCAGGCCGCGTCCAACGCCAGAAACGACAAGAGTTTTATCGGTACCAGTCATCGCGCCCGTCTTTCGCGAATGGACACGAGCTGTGCGATCAAGGCCACAGCGCATCAGGTTGCACGGTTGATATATGCGATGGTGACCAGAGGCCAAGCCTACGCAGAGAAAGGCATTGAAGAATTTGAAGAGCGAAGCAAGGGCAGGCAGCTCCGGGCCTTGCTGCGCAAGGCCCGGAAACTGGGTCTGGAACTGGTAGAGGCCGCTTGA
- a CDS encoding cold-shock protein, with product MHRRLAGTVKWFDDGHGMGVISAEGQDWDYLVLRCAAGDGGLSAGERVSFEPVTEALASWAFNVVRQ from the coding sequence ATGCACAGGCGCCTGGCTGGGACTGTGAAATGGTTCGATGACGGCCATGGCATGGGGGTAATCAGCGCCGAGGGGCAAGATTGGGATTACCTGGTGTTGCGCTGTGCGGCAGGGGATGGGGGACTTTCGGCGGGGGAGCGGGTGTCATTCGAGCCGGTAACCGAAGCGCTGGCGAGCTGGGCGTTCAACGTGGTTCGGCAGTAA
- the gbcA gene encoding glycine-betaine demethylase subunit GbcA: protein MDVTATLSLGDPLEPARKATAEMLQTRERTYSLPQPFYTDERLFQIDMQEIFQKEWLIAGMTCEIPAKGNYITLQIGKNPILVVRGAEGKVHAFHNVCRHRGSRLCVSDKGKVAKLVCHYHQWTYELDGRLLFAGTEMGADFDMKEYGLKPVHVKVSGGYIFISLAENPPAIDEFLATLDHYMEPYDMENTKVAVQTTLMEKANWKLVLENNRECYHCSGSHPELLQTLLEWDDTNDPRADQAFKDHVAASAAAWEAEKIPYLHKSHGLRNRIVRMPLLKGTVSMTMDGKQACQKLMGRIKNPDLGSMRILHLPHSWNHCMGDHIIVFTVWPISAQETMVTTKWLVHKDAVEGVDYDPERMRKVWDATNDQDRRLAEENQRGINSTAYQPGPYSKTYEFGVVNFIDWYSQRVLNNLGAEPAPYLKEVQAQ, encoded by the coding sequence ATGGACGTCACCGCAACCCTGAGCCTGGGCGATCCACTGGAACCTGCACGCAAGGCCACCGCCGAGATGCTGCAGACCCGCGAGCGCACCTACTCGCTGCCCCAGCCGTTCTACACCGACGAGCGTCTGTTCCAGATCGACATGCAGGAGATCTTCCAGAAGGAGTGGCTGATCGCCGGCATGACCTGCGAGATCCCGGCCAAGGGCAACTACATCACCCTGCAGATCGGCAAGAACCCGATCCTGGTGGTGCGTGGTGCTGAAGGTAAGGTGCATGCCTTCCATAACGTCTGCCGCCACCGCGGCTCGCGCCTGTGCGTGAGCGACAAGGGCAAGGTGGCCAAGCTGGTCTGCCACTACCACCAGTGGACCTACGAACTGGACGGCCGCCTGCTGTTCGCGGGCACCGAAATGGGCGCCGACTTCGACATGAAGGAATATGGCCTGAAGCCTGTGCACGTGAAGGTTTCCGGCGGCTACATCTTCATCAGCCTGGCGGAAAACCCGCCTGCCATCGACGAGTTCCTGGCCACCTTGGACCATTACATGGAACCGTACGACATGGAGAACACCAAGGTGGCGGTGCAGACCACCTTGATGGAAAAGGCTAACTGGAAGCTGGTGCTGGAAAACAACCGCGAGTGCTACCACTGCTCCGGCTCGCACCCGGAACTCCTGCAGACCTTGCTGGAGTGGGACGACACCAACGACCCGCGCGCCGACCAGGCCTTCAAGGACCACGTGGCCGCGTCCGCCGCCGCCTGGGAAGCCGAGAAGATCCCGTACCTGCACAAGAGCCATGGGTTGCGTAACCGTATCGTGCGCATGCCGCTGCTCAAGGGCACCGTGTCGATGACCATGGACGGCAAGCAGGCCTGCCAGAAGCTGATGGGCCGCATCAAGAACCCAGACCTGGGCTCGATGCGCATCCTGCACCTGCCACACTCGTGGAACCACTGCATGGGCGACCACATCATCGTCTTCACCGTATGGCCGATCAGCGCACAGGAGACCATGGTCACCACCAAGTGGCTGGTGCACAAGGATGCCGTCGAGGGTGTGGATTACGACCCAGAGCGCATGCGCAAGGTGTGGGATGCCACCAACGACCAGGACCGTCGCCTGGCCGAAGAGAACCAGCGTGGGATCAACTCCACGGCGTACCAGCCTGGGCCTTACTCGAAGACTTACGAGTTTGGCGTGGTCAACTTCATTGATTGGTACAGCCAGCGGGTGCTGAACAACCTGGGCGCGGAGCCAGCGCCCTACCTGAAGGAAGTGCAAGCGCAGTAA